One genomic region from Terriglobus aquaticus encodes:
- a CDS encoding threonine synthase, with protein sequence MPKIDHLECSRCHHTEDADSPKTLCPVCAGTFYVRYDLSRLKGTDPQSQIAPVDSMWRYAAVLPDAEPVTLQEGWTPMLRSRRYSNLWLKEEGANPTGTFKARGLSLAVTMARHYGLKKLAVPSAGNAGGALAAYAAAAGMEAHIFMPQDVPMANQVECLAYGAKMTLIDGLISDCAKIVAERKEREGWFDVSTLKEPYRVEGKKTMGYELVEQLHWTYPDAVFYPTGGGVGLIGMWKAFQEMEELGWVSGKRPKMIAVQAAGCEPMTRAYTEGKDASEMFQNAHTLASGLRVPKPYGDYLILQAVRESGGTVISQTDDQIFRSIQDWGRNEGILLSPEGAAATAAYDRLIENGFLSPNDRVVIFNTGSGNKYTDVIATMQRGHTNAEFRA encoded by the coding sequence ATGCCTAAGATTGATCACCTGGAATGCTCCCGTTGCCACCACACTGAAGACGCGGATTCGCCCAAGACACTTTGCCCAGTCTGTGCAGGCACCTTTTACGTCCGGTACGACCTGTCCCGCTTGAAGGGGACAGACCCGCAGAGTCAGATCGCTCCGGTGGACAGCATGTGGCGCTACGCTGCGGTTCTGCCCGATGCCGAGCCGGTCACGTTGCAGGAGGGCTGGACCCCCATGCTGCGCAGCCGCAGGTACAGCAACCTGTGGCTTAAGGAAGAGGGCGCCAATCCTACCGGCACCTTCAAGGCGCGCGGCCTCTCGCTGGCCGTGACCATGGCTCGCCACTACGGCCTAAAGAAGCTGGCAGTGCCCAGCGCCGGCAATGCCGGTGGCGCGCTTGCCGCGTATGCCGCCGCCGCCGGAATGGAGGCCCACATCTTTATGCCGCAGGATGTGCCGATGGCAAATCAGGTGGAGTGCCTGGCCTATGGCGCCAAGATGACGCTCATCGATGGCCTGATCAGCGACTGCGCGAAGATCGTGGCCGAGCGCAAGGAGCGCGAAGGCTGGTTTGACGTATCCACGCTCAAGGAGCCGTACCGCGTGGAAGGCAAGAAGACGATGGGCTACGAGCTGGTGGAACAGCTTCACTGGACCTATCCGGACGCCGTCTTCTATCCGACCGGCGGTGGTGTAGGGCTCATCGGCATGTGGAAAGCGTTCCAGGAGATGGAAGAACTCGGTTGGGTCTCGGGCAAGCGGCCAAAGATGATCGCCGTGCAGGCCGCCGGTTGCGAGCCGATGACGCGCGCCTACACCGAAGGCAAGGATGCGAGCGAGATGTTCCAGAACGCGCACACTCTGGCCAGCGGCCTGCGCGTTCCCAAGCCCTATGGCGACTACCTGATCCTGCAGGCCGTGCGCGAGTCCGGTGGCACCGTGATCTCGCAGACAGACGACCAAATCTTCCGCTCCATTCAGGATTGGGGGCGCAATGAGGGCATCCTGCTCAGCCCGGAAGGCGCCGCGGCGACCGCTGCCTATGATCGCCTCATCGAGAACGGATTCCTCTCGCCAAACGACCGCGTCGTCATCTTCAACACGGGGTCCGGGAACAAGTACACCGACGTGATCGCAACCATGCAGCGCGGCCACACGAATGCGGAGTTCCGCGCCTGA
- the icd gene encoding isocitrate dehydrogenase (NADP(+)) encodes MQETYNGVRPPDAGQPIQYSNGSYTVPNHPIVPFIEGDGSGRDIWKNARAVMDAAVEQAYGGNRRVEWFEILAGEKAYRLHNDWLPQDSVQACIDYRVSIKGPLTTPVGGGIRSLNVTLRQTMDLYQCVRPVRHYPGVPSPMSNPDEVDVVIFRENTEDIYAGIEFKEGSADVARLREFVNTELLGNTKKRLRDDAGLGIKPISVHGSKRLVRAALQYAVDRGRKVVTIVHKGNIQKFTEGAFREWGYEVATEEFRDKVVTERESWILGALEKDANATPESIAAIVEPGISFAPASFGEKIVAEVKSVLASIGKTHGNGEWKRKILVNDRICDAMFQDLLLKPSEYDVLATTNLNGDYLSDAAAAQVGGLGIAPGVNIGDGFAVFEATHGTAPRLADQDVVNPGSVILCGVLLFQHLGWNEAAKLIEDAMEQTIQQKFVTVDFAKGMEGATTAKTSEFAARIIQNMKAAA; translated from the coding sequence ATGCAAGAGACCTATAACGGCGTGCGGCCGCCCGATGCCGGCCAGCCCATCCAGTACAGCAACGGCAGCTACACCGTCCCCAATCATCCCATCGTTCCGTTCATCGAAGGGGACGGTTCCGGCCGCGATATCTGGAAGAACGCCCGTGCTGTGATGGATGCCGCGGTCGAACAGGCCTATGGTGGCAACCGCCGCGTAGAGTGGTTCGAGATCCTCGCCGGAGAAAAAGCGTACCGGCTGCACAATGACTGGCTGCCCCAGGACTCGGTTCAGGCCTGCATCGACTACCGCGTCTCCATCAAGGGACCGCTGACCACGCCCGTTGGTGGCGGCATCCGTTCGCTGAACGTGACGCTCCGTCAAACCATGGATCTGTACCAGTGCGTGCGCCCGGTCCGCCACTACCCCGGTGTACCCAGCCCCATGAGCAATCCGGACGAAGTCGACGTCGTCATCTTCCGTGAGAACACGGAAGACATCTATGCCGGCATCGAGTTCAAGGAAGGCTCCGCCGACGTCGCCCGACTGCGTGAGTTCGTCAATACCGAGCTGCTCGGCAACACCAAAAAGCGTTTGCGCGACGACGCCGGCCTCGGCATCAAGCCGATCAGCGTACACGGCTCCAAGCGCCTGGTGCGCGCGGCCCTGCAGTACGCGGTGGACCGCGGTCGCAAGGTCGTCACCATCGTGCACAAGGGCAACATCCAGAAGTTCACGGAAGGCGCCTTCCGCGAGTGGGGCTACGAAGTCGCGACCGAGGAGTTCCGCGACAAGGTCGTCACCGAGCGCGAGAGCTGGATCCTGGGCGCACTGGAGAAGGACGCGAACGCAACGCCCGAGTCCATCGCCGCCATCGTGGAGCCGGGCATCAGCTTTGCTCCGGCGAGCTTCGGCGAAAAGATCGTTGCCGAGGTGAAGTCTGTTCTCGCAAGCATCGGCAAGACACACGGCAATGGCGAATGGAAGCGGAAGATCCTCGTAAATGACCGCATTTGCGATGCAATGTTTCAGGACCTGCTGCTGAAGCCGTCTGAGTACGACGTGCTGGCCACAACCAACCTGAACGGCGACTACCTCTCCGACGCTGCCGCTGCGCAGGTGGGCGGTCTCGGCATCGCTCCGGGCGTCAACATCGGCGACGGCTTTGCGGTCTTCGAGGCCACACATGGTACCGCACCACGTCTCGCCGACCAGGACGTCGTGAACCCCGGCTCGGTCATTCTGTGCGGTGTTCTGCTCTTCCAGCACCTCGGCTGGAACGAGGCTGCCAAGCTGATTGAAGACGCGATGGAACAGACGATTCAGCAGAAGTTTGTCACTGTCGACTTTGCGAAGGGCATGGAAGGCGCGACCACGGCGAAGACGAGCGAGTTCGCCGCACGCATCATCCAGAACATGAAGGCCGCAGCCTAA
- the mqo gene encoding malate dehydrogenase (quinone): MGASANNATTLPAETDVLLVGAGVMSATLGTLLQMLAPGLRITVVESLGEAAAESSDAWNNAGTGHAALCELNYTPEQPDGSIAIDRAIKINEQFTQSRQFWATLADRGEIDPDQFIHRTPHMSFVSGANAVSFLRRRYAAMQGSPVFASMVYSEDPAQLREWIPLMMRDRATSEPVAATRSEEGTDLDFGALTRMLLQRIASHGGETFFRHKLVDLTHLPDRRWYTLVRNLDTGRETRITTRFVFLGAGGGALPLLQKSGIPEGRGYGGFPVSGQWLRCTNRDVIEQHAAKVYGRPALGAPPMSVPHLDTRMIQGKRELLFGPFAGFSTKFLKNGSFADLPRSIGTGNLVSMLGAGATNVPLTKYLIGQVMQSQSDRVDALREFVPTARAEDWRLEIAGQRVQIIKGDPKKGGKLEFGTEIIRSADGSLAALLGASPGASTAVSIMLDLIGKGLSVTSASADRLREIVPTYGKAVHTDPALAARVLEETSRSLQLR; encoded by the coding sequence ATGGGAGCATCCGCGAACAACGCGACCACGCTTCCTGCAGAAACCGATGTACTCCTGGTGGGCGCGGGCGTCATGTCCGCCACCCTCGGCACGCTGCTCCAGATGCTTGCACCCGGCCTGCGGATCACCGTCGTTGAGTCCCTGGGCGAGGCAGCGGCCGAGAGTTCGGATGCTTGGAACAACGCCGGTACCGGGCACGCTGCACTGTGCGAGCTGAACTACACGCCTGAGCAGCCGGACGGCTCCATTGCGATCGACCGTGCAATCAAGATCAACGAGCAGTTCACGCAGTCACGCCAGTTCTGGGCCACCCTGGCCGATCGTGGTGAGATTGATCCCGACCAGTTCATCCATCGCACACCGCACATGAGCTTTGTCTCCGGTGCGAACGCCGTCAGCTTCCTTCGTCGGCGCTACGCGGCCATGCAGGGCAGCCCGGTCTTTGCTTCCATGGTCTACAGCGAGGACCCGGCGCAACTGCGCGAGTGGATCCCGCTGATGATGCGGGACCGCGCTACCTCAGAGCCGGTGGCCGCGACCAGGTCAGAGGAGGGAACCGACCTCGATTTCGGCGCCCTCACCCGCATGCTGCTGCAGCGGATCGCCAGTCATGGCGGCGAGACCTTCTTCCGCCACAAGCTGGTCGATCTCACTCATCTGCCGGACCGTCGCTGGTACACCCTCGTCAGGAACCTGGATACCGGCCGCGAGACCCGCATCACAACTCGCTTTGTGTTTCTGGGTGCGGGCGGCGGCGCTCTGCCGCTGCTGCAAAAGAGCGGCATTCCAGAGGGCCGCGGCTACGGCGGCTTCCCGGTGAGCGGTCAATGGCTGCGCTGCACCAATCGCGATGTCATCGAGCAGCACGCCGCGAAGGTCTACGGCAGGCCCGCGCTCGGCGCGCCACCAATGAGCGTTCCGCACCTGGATACGCGAATGATCCAGGGCAAGCGAGAACTGCTCTTCGGGCCCTTTGCCGGCTTCTCCACCAAGTTCCTCAAGAACGGTTCATTCGCCGACCTGCCGCGTTCCATCGGCACCGGCAACCTGGTCAGCATGCTTGGCGCCGGCGCAACCAACGTCCCGCTGACGAAGTACCTGATCGGGCAGGTCATGCAGTCCCAGAGCGATCGTGTGGACGCCTTGCGCGAGTTCGTTCCGACAGCGCGCGCCGAAGATTGGCGGCTCGAAATCGCCGGCCAGCGTGTCCAGATCATCAAGGGTGATCCGAAAAAAGGCGGCAAGCTCGAATTCGGCACGGAGATCATCCGCTCCGCCGACGGATCGCTTGCCGCCCTGCTGGGCGCGTCTCCTGGAGCCAGCACCGCGGTGTCCATCATGCTCGACCTCATCGGGAAAGGCTTGTCCGTAACGTCGGCCAGCGCGGATCGCCTGCGCGAGATCGTGCCGACCTACGGCAAGGCGGTGCACACCGACCCGGCGCTTGCCGCGCGTGTGCTCGAAGAAACTTCGAGATCGTTGCAGTTGCGGTAG
- a CDS encoding SDR family oxidoreductase has product MASNLVVVVTGASAGLGRSIAHAYAKQGASIGLIARNPEALQAAAQECEVLGGRALVLPLDVSDADAVEAAATRVEKELGPISVWVNNAMASVFSPVKEMHADEYKRVTEVTYLGYVYGTMSALRRMLPRDRGTIVQVGSALSYRSIPLQSAYCAAKHAINGFTDSLRCELHHDSSNVRLTAVHMPAMNTPQFGWVRSRLPNVGQPVPPIFDPELCAQVVLKAGLAAHPQREYWVGMPTAAAIVGTRFSPGLLDRYLGKTGYKSQQVPDKPRPADSPDNLFQYVPGTHRARGTFTDRSTDSSAEIGFLLHRNNVLTAGLALLAIGGTILAKRGIR; this is encoded by the coding sequence ATGGCATCGAATCTCGTAGTCGTCGTGACTGGCGCTTCGGCAGGCCTGGGCCGCTCCATCGCCCACGCATACGCCAAGCAGGGCGCCAGCATCGGCCTGATCGCACGCAACCCTGAGGCGCTCCAAGCTGCCGCACAGGAATGCGAGGTGCTCGGCGGACGAGCGTTGGTGCTGCCGCTAGATGTGAGCGACGCCGACGCCGTGGAAGCTGCAGCAACCCGCGTCGAGAAGGAACTCGGGCCTATCTCGGTATGGGTCAACAACGCCATGGCCAGCGTCTTTTCGCCGGTCAAGGAAATGCACGCGGACGAATACAAGCGGGTCACTGAAGTGACGTACCTGGGCTACGTGTACGGCACAATGAGCGCGCTGCGCCGCATGTTGCCCCGCGATCGCGGCACCATCGTACAGGTTGGTTCCGCGCTGTCGTACCGCTCCATTCCGCTGCAATCGGCATACTGCGCAGCCAAGCACGCCATCAATGGCTTTACCGACTCGCTTCGCTGCGAGCTGCATCACGACAGCAGCAACGTGCGCCTTACCGCTGTCCACATGCCTGCCATGAACACGCCCCAGTTCGGCTGGGTGCGCAGCCGTCTACCCAACGTGGGCCAGCCGGTCCCTCCTATCTTCGACCCCGAACTGTGCGCACAGGTCGTCCTCAAGGCCGGTCTTGCCGCCCATCCGCAACGGGAATACTGGGTCGGCATGCCGACCGCAGCCGCTATCGTCGGCACCCGCTTCAGCCCAGGACTGTTGGACAGGTATCTCGGCAAAACCGGATACAAGTCGCAGCAGGTGCCTGACAAGCCGCGACCGGCTGATTCTCCAGACAATCTCTTCCAGTACGTTCCGGGCACCCACCGCGCTCGCGGCACCTTCACAGACCGGTCAACGGACAGCAGTGCAGAGATCGGCTTCCTGCTGCATCGAAATAACGTACTCACGGCAGGTCTGGCCCTGCTTGCCATAGGCGGTACCATTCTGGCGAAGCGAGGGATCCGATGA
- a CDS encoding vitamin K epoxide reductase family protein yields MNDRNRDTLTGCKTLDAVMLGACCATLATLVPVALKQAGALDHLPDPPVRLFDSDGITQSKTAHPLGVPDSFLGLASFGTTLALMLLAKRNRNARTLLGGKLAADAAFASFNLVRQVVEFRKLCSWCTGTALAALTMSAAGKMVIVDAVSETLAAFDSEN; encoded by the coding sequence ATGAACGACCGGAACCGTGACACCCTTACCGGCTGCAAGACCCTAGACGCCGTGATGCTCGGCGCCTGTTGCGCCACTCTAGCAACACTGGTTCCCGTGGCGTTGAAACAGGCTGGCGCGCTCGATCATCTGCCTGATCCGCCGGTACGTCTTTTCGATTCCGACGGCATTACGCAATCGAAGACGGCGCATCCCCTAGGCGTTCCGGACAGCTTCCTTGGCCTGGCCAGCTTCGGCACCACACTTGCGCTCATGCTTCTGGCCAAACGCAATCGCAATGCGCGCACCCTGCTCGGCGGAAAGCTTGCCGCGGACGCGGCGTTTGCCAGCTTTAATTTAGTGCGTCAGGTGGTTGAGTTCCGCAAGCTCTGCTCCTGGTGTACCGGAACGGCACTCGCCGCATTGACCATGTCTGCCGCAGGCAAGATGGTCATCGTGGATGCGGTGAGCGAGACACTAGCGGCCTTCGACTCCGAAAACTAG
- a CDS encoding peptidylprolyl isomerase: MAERTTGTYAVFNTTEGTIVCRLFEADAPETVANFIGLAEGTKSWESRSKKGDKLYDGTVFHRVIPDFMIQGGDPEGTGMGGPGYKFADETRGSRHGFTEPGKLAMANAGPNTNGSQFFITVAPTTWLTGRHTIFGEVVEGYDVVEKISKVARDGMDRPKKQVTLESVTIERVQ; the protein is encoded by the coding sequence ATGGCAGAACGCACAACCGGCACCTACGCAGTTTTCAACACCACCGAGGGCACGATCGTTTGCCGCCTGTTTGAGGCAGATGCACCCGAAACCGTGGCGAACTTCATCGGGCTGGCCGAAGGTACCAAGAGTTGGGAGAGCCGTTCGAAGAAGGGCGACAAGCTGTATGACGGTACGGTCTTTCACCGCGTCATTCCAGACTTTATGATCCAGGGCGGCGATCCGGAAGGCACCGGCATGGGCGGCCCCGGCTATAAATTTGCGGACGAGACGCGTGGATCTCGCCACGGCTTCACCGAGCCGGGCAAGCTGGCCATGGCCAACGCCGGACCGAACACGAACGGATCGCAGTTCTTTATCACTGTAGCGCCCACCACTTGGCTGACCGGTCGCCACACGATTTTCGGCGAAGTGGTCGAGGGCTACGATGTGGTCGAGAAGATCAGCAAGGTCGCACGTGACGGCATGGATAGGCCGAAGAAGCAGGTCACACTGGAATCGGTGACGATCGAGCGCGTTCAGTAG
- a CDS encoding peptidylprolyl isomerase, whose translation MKPFFALLATVMLPLAAAAQTSTPAASAPGAAAPPQQTSKPADDLPDTPSTTEGIVTPPEPNGPTAVIDTSMGRLTCQFFQKQAPLTVANFIGLANGTKDFTDPTTGQKMTHVRFYDNTTFHRVIANFMVQGGDRAGTGRGDPGYYIPDEFAPGLRFDREGRLAMANAGPGTGGSQFFITEAPVPELNGKHTIFGQCDAHSVMVVRTIARVEKDANDKPLEPVVVRSITIVPEGQPLPPEPKFPGSEKIGVAPAAPGAN comes from the coding sequence ATGAAGCCGTTTTTTGCCCTGCTTGCCACCGTGATGCTGCCCCTTGCCGCGGCTGCGCAGACGTCCACTCCCGCGGCTTCCGCTCCGGGCGCGGCAGCCCCGCCGCAGCAGACTTCCAAGCCCGCCGACGACCTGCCAGATACGCCGTCGACGACCGAAGGCATTGTGACGCCTCCGGAGCCGAACGGACCGACTGCGGTCATCGACACCAGCATGGGCCGGTTGACCTGCCAGTTCTTCCAGAAGCAGGCACCGCTGACCGTCGCCAACTTCATCGGCCTCGCGAACGGAACGAAGGACTTTACCGATCCGACCACCGGCCAGAAGATGACGCACGTGCGGTTCTATGACAACACGACCTTTCACCGCGTGATTGCAAACTTCATGGTCCAAGGCGGCGATCGCGCCGGCACCGGCCGTGGCGACCCGGGCTACTACATCCCTGACGAGTTTGCGCCCGGACTACGGTTTGACCGCGAAGGTCGTTTAGCGATGGCGAACGCCGGGCCAGGTACGGGTGGGTCGCAGTTCTTCATCACCGAGGCGCCCGTGCCAGAGCTGAATGGCAAGCACACCATCTTCGGCCAGTGTGACGCTCACTCCGTGATGGTGGTCCGCACCATTGCTCGAGTAGAGAAGGACGCAAACGACAAGCCCCTCGAACCGGTCGTGGTGCGAAGCATCACGATCGTGCCGGAAGGGCAACCGTTGCCGCCTGAACCGAAGTTCCCCGGGTCTGAGAAGATCGGCGTGGCACCGGCTGCGCCTGGCGCAAACTAG
- a CDS encoding dipeptidase, whose product MTDWLRLANEIHADSLLIDGHADTPQRFVDEGFQWTSPDLKGGQLSAAAAREGGLDGEFFALWAEPSQWAGRFVERTFQLLQGMEDQIAAHSEALTLCRTASEVRRAKDQGKFAALLGIEGGHSIANSLDLLREFFNRGVRYMTLTWSNHNDWCDSSGEHVPRHNGLTAFGKEVVQEMNRLGMLVDVSHVSDAAFWQVLETSRVPVIASHSSSRALTNSYRNLTDDMLRAVAAKGGVVMVNFNAAFVDETHRLQWNALHDERAAAETRLCELWRERGKPMPYREEIELAHTFLDRAPRPPLQSLIDHFDHILRVCGTEHVGIGSDFDGIPAAPVDIDSAADLPRITAGLLERGWQPEALRGMLGENLLRVLDQAQA is encoded by the coding sequence ATGACGGACTGGTTGCGGCTGGCAAACGAAATACATGCTGATTCCCTGCTGATTGATGGACATGCGGATACGCCGCAGCGGTTTGTGGACGAAGGGTTCCAATGGACCTCGCCTGACCTGAAGGGCGGTCAGCTTTCCGCGGCTGCTGCGCGGGAGGGAGGTCTGGACGGTGAGTTCTTCGCGCTTTGGGCGGAGCCGTCACAGTGGGCCGGCCGATTCGTGGAGCGGACCTTTCAGTTGCTGCAAGGCATGGAAGACCAGATCGCAGCCCATTCGGAGGCGCTAACCCTTTGCCGCACAGCATCGGAGGTGAGGCGGGCGAAGGACCAGGGGAAGTTTGCCGCTCTGCTCGGAATTGAGGGCGGCCACTCCATTGCGAACAGCCTCGACCTATTGCGCGAGTTTTTCAACCGGGGTGTGCGCTACATGACGCTGACCTGGTCGAATCACAACGATTGGTGCGACTCGAGCGGCGAACATGTACCCCGGCACAACGGCCTGACGGCGTTTGGCAAAGAAGTGGTTCAGGAGATGAATCGCCTGGGCATGCTGGTGGACGTCTCGCACGTCTCGGACGCTGCGTTCTGGCAAGTTCTGGAGACGAGCCGCGTGCCGGTGATCGCGTCGCACTCATCTTCTCGAGCGCTGACGAACAGCTACCGCAACCTGACGGACGACATGCTGCGGGCCGTGGCAGCAAAGGGCGGCGTGGTGATGGTCAACTTCAACGCGGCGTTTGTCGATGAGACACACCGCCTGCAATGGAACGCACTGCACGACGAGCGCGCGGCCGCGGAGACCCGCCTGTGCGAACTGTGGCGGGAACGTGGCAAGCCGATGCCCTACCGCGAGGAGATTGAACTGGCGCATACGTTCCTGGACCGGGCACCGCGTCCGCCACTGCAGTCGTTGATCGATCATTTCGACCACATTCTGCGTGTTTGCGGAACGGAGCACGTGGGGATCGGGTCGGACTTTGACGGCATTCCGGCAGCGCCGGTGGACATAGATTCGGCAGCGGATCTGCCGCGGATTACGGCGGGACTGCTGGAGCGAGGTTGGCAGCCGGAAGCGCTGCGCGGCATGTTGGGGGAAAACCTGTTGCGCGTGCTGGACCAGGCGCAGGCGTGA
- a CDS encoding GlcG/HbpS family heme-binding protein gives MSTSATSPASSVTLTEARAIIAAGQKEAEAQGQPMNIAVVDHGGNLLAFERMPNAWLGSIDIAQKKAWTSRAFDIETGDLGKNSQSGDQFFGIHASNNGKVMIFAGGVPLKRNGQVIGAVGVSGGSGKQDQAVAEAAAKALEA, from the coding sequence ATGAGCACTTCCGCAACCTCGCCGGCGTCGTCCGTAACTCTCACCGAGGCGCGCGCCATCATCGCCGCCGGCCAGAAGGAAGCGGAGGCGCAAGGGCAGCCAATGAACATCGCCGTGGTAGATCACGGCGGCAATCTGCTTGCATTTGAGCGCATGCCCAACGCGTGGCTCGGCTCCATCGACATCGCGCAAAAAAAGGCCTGGACGTCGCGGGCTTTTGACATTGAAACGGGCGACTTGGGCAAGAACTCGCAGAGTGGCGACCAGTTCTTCGGCATCCACGCGTCGAATAATGGCAAGGTGATGATCTTTGCCGGCGGCGTGCCGCTGAAACGCAACGGCCAGGTGATCGGCGCGGTAGGTGTAAGCGGCGGCAGCGGCAAGCAGGATCAGGCGGTGGCGGAAGCCGCGGCGAAGGCGCTCGAAGCCTAA
- the sdhB gene encoding succinate dehydrogenase iron-sulfur subunit, whose translation MAGTIKVDIKRQSNPDAAPVTERFEIPYRKGMNITSLLGEIAMEPTTADGKASTPISYDANCLEEICGSCAMLINGKARMACSALVDKLMAETKDGVISLAPLSKFPVVRDLAVDRSVLFENLKAVKAWVPADGSYDLGPGEKQFPQIQEQRYPLSNCISCTICMEVCPQFNDQTNFVGAATIAQVKLFNLDPAGKQLKEERLRALAGDGGVQECGYAQNCVQACPKQLPLTEAISDVSRDVIVQQVKDFFVR comes from the coding sequence ATGGCAGGAACGATCAAGGTCGACATCAAGCGCCAGAGCAATCCTGACGCCGCGCCGGTAACGGAGCGCTTCGAAATCCCATACCGCAAAGGCATGAACATCACCAGCCTCCTGGGCGAGATCGCGATGGAGCCCACCACCGCCGACGGGAAGGCCAGCACGCCAATCAGCTACGACGCGAACTGCCTGGAGGAGATCTGCGGATCATGCGCCATGCTCATCAACGGCAAGGCACGCATGGCGTGCAGCGCGCTGGTCGACAAGCTGATGGCGGAGACGAAGGACGGCGTGATCTCGCTGGCACCGCTGTCGAAGTTTCCCGTGGTGCGCGACCTTGCGGTAGACCGCAGCGTTCTGTTTGAGAACCTGAAAGCCGTGAAGGCGTGGGTGCCCGCGGATGGTTCGTACGACCTGGGCCCCGGCGAGAAGCAGTTCCCGCAGATCCAGGAACAGCGCTACCCGTTGTCGAACTGCATCAGCTGCACTATCTGCATGGAGGTCTGTCCGCAGTTCAACGACCAGACCAACTTCGTAGGCGCGGCGACGATTGCGCAGGTGAAGCTGTTCAACCTGGACCCGGCCGGCAAGCAGTTGAAGGAAGAGCGCCTGCGGGCGCTGGCCGGCGACGGGGGCGTGCAGGAGTGCGGATATGCGCAGAACTGCGTGCAGGCCTGCCCCAAGCAATTGCCCTTGACCGAGGCCATCAGCGACGTGAGCCGCGATGTGATCGTGCAGCAGGTGAAGGACTTCTTCGTTCGCTAG